From the Microplitis mediator isolate UGA2020A chromosome 6, iyMicMedi2.1, whole genome shotgun sequence genome, one window contains:
- the LOC130670267 gene encoding uncharacterized protein LOC130670267, giving the protein MVVKIIKVPVEQKNIYQAAKEMETDPEPEPEMEPEYIDEESLEYERCEESMMPETVKKVEKIQKVEKKKKKKVEIVWVNKKKNNRQIMYKQCEWCKKSCISLINHYRECEKKKEAERQMDEDSEDENLKWIEQKSAQSQSDSNDEEGVGRSKKKFVCNICCYNSENKNNFWRHLQSPRHRRNCQHKKRQAQGVRQKKSGQDVEDVEKNVQVVNTADQKVVPTVKINDKVYLILKKKET; this is encoded by the coding sequence ATGgtagttaaaataataaaagttccggtcgagcagaaaaatatttatcaggcAGCGAAAGAAATGGAAACAGATCCAGAACCAGAACCGGAAATGGAACCGGAATATATAGATGAAGAATCACTGGAATATGAAAGATGTGAAGAAAGTATGATGCCGGAAACtgttaaaaaagttgaaaaaatacagaaagttgagaaaaagaagaagaagaaggttGAAATTGTGTGggttaataagaaaaaaaataacaggcAGATAATGTACAAGCAATGCGAATGGTGCAAGAAATCCTGCATTTCGCTGATAAATCATTACAGAGAATGCGAGAAGAAGAAAGAAGCTGAGAGGCAAATGGACGAGGATTCGGAGGACGAAAATCTTAAGTGGATTGAGCAGAAATCTGCGCAGTCGCAGTCGGACTCGAATGATGAAGAGGGCGTTGGTAGAAGCAAGAAGAAATTTGTTTGCAATATTTGCTGCTATAATTCGgagaataaaaacaatttttggagACACTTGCAATCGCCGAGACACAGACGTAATTGTCAGCATAAGAAACGGCAAGCTCAAGGTGTTAGACAGAAGAAATCTGGGCAAGATGTGGAAGATGtggaaaaaaatgttcaagtGGTGAACACTGCGGATCAGAAAGTTGTCCCGACGGTGAAGATCAATGATAAAGtatatttgatattaaaaaaaaaggaaacttGA
- the LOC130670572 gene encoding transcriptional repressor scratch 1-like: MIRSVDQNAAVERFLMNIGWTEGIRRSARSSNNVSSNQIPAPLTPQRRARIHCPARHVARISNRPLAISAHDRRHDCSRCGKSYKNAYILKRHMLYECGKAPSFSCPHCAFSSKYERNLKAHINHRHILAKTQSKAANSQTSGRTHRSH; this comes from the exons ATGATCCGCAGCGTCGATCAGAATGCGGCTGTGGAGA GGTTCTTGATGAATATCGGGTGGACGGAAGGCATCAGACGAAGCGCGAGAAGCAGCAACAATGTCTCCAGTAACCAAATACCGGCACCATTGACACCTCAGAGACGTGCTCGCATCCATTGTCCGGCTCGACACGTCGCCCGGATCAGCAATCGACCACTGGCTATTTCCGCCCACGACAGACGTCACGACTGCTCGCGCTGCGGAAAGTCATACAAGAACGCTTACATTCTCAAACGGCACATGTTGTACGAGTGCGGAAAAGCTCCTTCGTTCAGTTGCCCTCATTGCGCCTTTAGCTCCAAGTACGAGAGGAATCTCAAGGCCCACATCAACCATCGCCACATACTTGCCAAAACCCAGTCTAAGGCTGCTAATTCGCAGACCTCAGGTCGTACCCATCGAAGCCACTGA
- the LOC130670574 gene encoding zinc finger protein 570-like: MYFCAKSKFKSKSENAGSSKHYPCAHCHRSYRNKSSLTRHIQYECGQYKQYMCPICHKRLQNSSLYKHMLLHKQEGALISILRSSFGSKTSKYSLKKSLSTASIESRSPRSVDESVSESGSSLRRERSSREVVFPDSFEVLPQPRDLTYVGLPHEQQRKFRCRFCGKGYRWKSTMRRHETVECGGKPPAFQCPECPYKARQRAEHQQQLSDEDIGRVYPCAACGRNYRRMISLQRHQRLECGKEAQFECIICHAKFKHKHSLLRHYRIHLSFAGVDEKLNPALQQQRFV; encoded by the exons ATGTATTTTT GTGCTAAGTCCAAGTTCAAGTCCAAATCCGAAAACGCCGGGTCCAGTAAACATTACCCGTGTGCTCACTGCCACAGGAGTTACAGAAATAAAAGCTCATTAACGCGGCACATTCAGTACGAGTGCGGTCAATACAAACAATACATGTGTCCGATTTGTCATAAGCGCTTGCAAAATAGCAGCCTCTACAAGCACATGCTTCTTCATAAGC AAGAGGGTGCGCTAATTTCAATTCTGCGTTCAAGCTTCGGCAGTAAAACCAGCAAGTATTCACTCAAGAAATCACTTTCGACAGCAAGCATCGAAAGTCGCAGTCCAAGATCTGTGGATGAGAGTGTCAGCGAGAGCGGGAGCTCACTTAGACGCGAGCGTTCGTCCCGCGAGGTCGTATTTCCAGATTCCTTTGAAGTATTGCCGCAGCCGCGGGACCTCACCTACGTCGGGCTGCCCCACGAGCAGCAGCGTAAATTCCGGTGCCGTTTCTGCGGCAAAGGCTACCGATGGAAGAGCACAATGCGTCGACACGAGACGGTAGAGTGCGGAGGTAAACCTCCGGCATTTCAGTGTCCCGAGTGTCCCTACAAAGCCCGTCAGCGCG cagAGCATCAGCAACAGCTCTCTGACGAGGATATCGGTAGAGTGTATCCTTGTGCGGCTTGTGGGAGGAATTACAGGAGAATGATTTCGCTCCAGCGACACCAGAGACTCGAGTGCGGGAAGGAAGCCCAGTTTGAGTGCATAATATGTCACGCTAAATTCAAACACAAGCACAGTTTGCTTCGGCACTATCGGATCCATCTCTCCTTTGCGGGAGtcgatgaaaaattaaatcccGCGCTGCAGCAGCAACGTTTTGTCTGA
- the LOC130670577 gene encoding zinc finger protein 27-like, with translation MTEDHSEDFNPEQSDLQIEAVKYACLNPNCTKTFSDKSNRNTHYNYQCGKPPRFKCPYCNHRSHRKADLKAHVSARHYGLENYVIELYNPCKKIYATKSCMCADLSVNQFLLTNKFYFTGSQSGQRRRRSVRSIPGLTKGYYFCPNDNCGRSYKAKGTLLTHLKYECGQAPRFMCSYCGFKTSFRSNLRRHLNQRHPGKEIRIVDLVKMR, from the exons ATGACCGAAGATCACAGCGAAGATTTTAACCCAGAGCAATCCGATTTGCAAATAGAAGCTGTCAAGTACGCATGCCTGAACCCGAACTGCACGAAAACTTTTAGCGATAAGAGCAATCGCAATACTCATTACAATTACCAGTGCGGAAAACCCCCGAGATTCAAGTGTCCCTATTGCAATCATAGGTCACATCGCAAGGCCGATCTCAAAGCTCACGTCAGCGCCAGACATTACGGGCTCGAAAATTACGTCATTGAGCTGTACAACccttgcaaaaaaatttacgctACTAAGT CATGTATGTGTGCAGATTTAAGTGtcaatcaatttttactaacaaataaattttattttacaggaTCGCAAAGTGGACAGAGAAGACGACGGTCAGTAAGAAGTATTCCCGGACTAACGAAAGGTTATTACTTCTGTCCCAATGACAATTGCGGTAGAAGTTATAAAGCCAAAGGAACTTTATTGACTCACTTGAAATACGAGTGTGGACAAGCGCCTCGCTTTATGTGCTCGTATTGTGGATTTAAGACCAGTTTTAGAAGTAATTTAAGGCGACACTTGAACCAACGTCATCCTGGCAAGGAGATTCGGATCGTTGATCTCGTTAAAATGCGATGA
- the LOC130670575 gene encoding zinc finger E-box-binding homeobox 1-like — NFVSEVEGYESSEHRSSITKYGVVLVQLPDAPSVDITIDPVPIPKSEPATDPLNVSPGEGPQVQELVEIVDEEEESEAETQPEPEPEPEPETGSDTETEIEEVGYKIGSRLQMSKLICKFCNKIFEARVHLSRHMKLCCALNPRGDANQLMFSCYLCAFKSHLNINIVRHIKNVHESNIKSRYKCELCGYHSNYKSHVKRHLKSIHHAMEDHYICENT, encoded by the coding sequence aattttgtttcagAAGTCGAGGGTTATGAGTCATCCGAACACAGAAGTAGTATTACTAAATACGGTGTAGTTCTTGTTCAATTGCCAGATGCGCCATCTGTCGACATAACAATAGACCCAGTGCCGATACCGAAATCCGAGCCAGCGACAGATCCGTTGAATGTTTCCCCTGGAGAAGGTCCACAAGTGCAAGAATTAGTGGAAATCGtcgatgaagaagaagaatcAGAAGCAGAAACGCAACCAGAACCAGAACCGGAACCAGAACCGGAGACTGGATCGGACACAGAAACAGAAATAGAAGAAGTGGGATACAAAATAGGATCAAGATTACAAATGTCAAAGTTAATTTGCAAATTCTGCAACAAAATATTTGAAGCAAGAGTCCACTTGAGTCGTCACATGAAACTCTGCTGTGCATTGAATCCGCGCGGCGATGCAAATCAATTAATGTTCTCATGCTATCTCTGTGCCTTCAAAAGTCacttgaatataaatattgtcaGACATATTAAGAATGTTCATGAGAGCAATATCAAGTCTCGGTACAAATGCGAACTGTGCGGCTATCATAGTAATTACAAGTCTCATGTAAAACGTCATTTGAAATCCATCCATCATGCCATGGAAGATCATTATATTTGTGAAAACACttaa
- the LOC130670576 gene encoding zinc finger protein interacting with ribonucleoprotein K-like, whose translation MDCGDGQRNWQKNQDYSVNLTTGRYHCPACNWSYTRRDSMLAHYRYECGKPPRFKCPYCQLYILPSVMMNVKRRHQQNIFGGRSGYSVLPLMKNLASMWMVKQRSQFSYRCDQCGKGYQHRATLVRHTRHECGKEPQFKCPYCAHRTKQKGNLYQHIRNNHPGKNVFTSTD comes from the exons ATGGATTGCGGGGATGGCCAGAGAAACTGGCAAAAGAATCAAGATTACTCAGTAAATTTAACCACTGGAAGGTACCACTGTCCTGCATGCAACTGGAGTTACACTCGTAGAGATTCAATGCTCGCGCACTATCGATACGAGTGCGGAAAGCCGCCGCGGTTCAAGTGTCCCTACTGTCAACTGT ATATCCTGCCGTCGGTGATGATGAACGTAAAACGCCGTCACCAGCAGAACATCTTCGGCGGCAGGTCTGGGTACTCTGTGTTGCCTCTGATGAAGAACTTGGCGTCAATGTGGATGGTCAAACAGCGGAGCCAATTTTCGTATCGCTGTGACCAGTGTGGCAAAGGGTACCAGCATCGCGCGACCCTAGTCAGGCACACGAGACACGAGTGTGGAAAAGAGCCACAGTTCAAGTGTCCGTACTGTGCACACCGGACTAAGCAGAAGGGAAATCTCTATCAGCATATACGCAATAATCATCCCGGAAAAAATGTCTTCACTAGTACTGATTAg